GATCAGATTGCCTTAAAAGAAGATGGAGGGGTGATTGTGGATGATTTCATGTCCACAAATTCAGATGGAGTATGGGCTATTGGAGATATAAGAAATACACCATTTAAACAAGCAGTTGTTGCAGCTTCTGATGGATGTATTGCAGCAATGTCAATTGATAGATACTTAAATAGTAGAAAAAATATAAGAGTAGATTGGATTCATTCTTAGAAACTAAATATAACTTCTTTGACTTAGAGGGGTGTTGCTTCAGAAATATAAGCTACTCCTCCGTAATAGCTTAAATCATCCCTAATGTTATCTCTAATTTTATCTATTAATTCTTGCTCACAAAAAACAATTACATGAGCATTTGCTCCTAATCCTGTAAATTCCATATCTTCAGTAACAACTCTTTCAGGCCCCCTGCCTGTGGCGTGTTTCATAACTGTATATCCAGGAACATTAGCTTTTTCTAATGTTTTAATGATTGCATCTAGTTCTCTTTCACTAAATATTAAATCCAATCTTTTCATTTTTATAAAGGGGAAAGTGGGATAATGGTATTTACTAAACTCATATATATGGGAATGCCAAGAACTATATTAAATGGAAAAGTTAGACCT
The window above is part of the Prochlorococcus marinus CUG1415 genome. Proteins encoded here:
- a CDS encoding P-II family nitrogen regulator, with product MKRLDLIFSERELDAIIKTLEKANVPGYTVMKHATGRGPERVVTEDMEFTGLGANAHVIVFCEQELIDKIRDNIRDDLSYYGGVAYISEATPL